A genomic segment from Brevundimonas mediterranea encodes:
- a CDS encoding diacylglycerol/lipid kinase family protein: MTDTLSSEPDADAGEPRDEAARRLTPHASLGRAVMLVNPLSGSVGPRAEAEAEAILADYDLQTQVVVLEAGNFDQAIADAFAAAPDVIFVLAGDGTARSVAAKARPNGPMIAPLPGGTMNMLPRALYGTADWKLALRRALEEGEPQSVSGGEVSGEYFYCAAILGSPALWAPAREAMRTGKVRLAWAYARRALKRAFTGRLRFSLDGGPRRRAEALVLISPMISKAMEEPDGLEAAAMDPSDASQAFRLAANALFSDWRHDPAVSTRPAKRIDVRARSKIPAVIDGEPVLLKSEATVRFIPKAFRALAPRPPAAEDSL, from the coding sequence ATGACCGACACCCTGAGTTCAGAACCCGACGCCGACGCCGGCGAGCCGCGCGACGAGGCCGCGCGTCGTCTCACGCCCCATGCGTCGCTGGGCCGGGCGGTGATGCTGGTCAATCCCTTGTCCGGCAGCGTCGGCCCGCGCGCCGAGGCCGAAGCCGAGGCGATCCTGGCGGACTATGACCTGCAAACCCAGGTCGTGGTGCTGGAAGCCGGCAATTTCGACCAGGCCATCGCCGACGCCTTCGCCGCCGCGCCGGACGTGATCTTCGTCCTGGCCGGCGACGGCACGGCGCGGTCGGTGGCGGCGAAGGCCAGGCCGAATGGTCCGATGATCGCCCCCCTGCCGGGCGGCACGATGAACATGCTGCCCAGGGCCCTGTACGGCACGGCCGACTGGAAGCTGGCCCTGCGCCGCGCCCTGGAGGAGGGCGAGCCCCAATCGGTGTCCGGCGGCGAGGTGTCGGGGGAATATTTCTACTGCGCCGCCATCCTGGGCTCGCCGGCCCTGTGGGCGCCGGCGCGCGAGGCGATGCGGACCGGCAAGGTGCGACTGGCCTGGGCCTATGCGCGGCGGGCGTTGAAGCGGGCCTTCACCGGTCGGTTGAGGTTCAGTCTGGACGGCGGCCCCCGGCGTCGGGCCGAGGCCCTGGTGCTGATCAGCCCGATGATCTCCAAGGCCATGGAGGAGCCGGACGGGCTGGAAGCCGCGGCGATGGACCCGTCCGACGCCAGCCAGGCCTTCCGCCTGGCCGCCAACGCCCTGTTCAGCGACTGGCGCCATGATCCCGCCGTCTCGACCCGCCCGGCCAAGCGGATCGACGTCCGGGCGCGCTCCAAGATTCCCGCCGTGATAGACGGAGAGCCCGTCCTGTTGAAATCCGAGGCCACCGTGCGATTCATTCCCAAGGCGTTCCGCGCCCTTGCGCCCCGGCCCCCCGCGGCCGAGGACAGTCTCTGA
- a CDS encoding TonB-dependent receptor plug domain-containing protein translates to MKRSILLSTAALSAAFAAPAFAFDEATQLDDVVITATRISAIVADTPGARVIDAKTIEQRGAVFAADILSDVPGLSVTRTGAFGGLAQVRMRGATPGKTLVLVDGAPVNDAAEPNGAYDFSGFELGDIDRIEVLSGPQSSLWGSDAIGGVISFTTKEIDGLRAEAEAGSYDTVRGRLAAGVANETYAVSAYVSHFDTDGISAADEANGNPEADGFTTTTAGVKGRYAVSDNVKFDGSARWSKSDADMDNGFPVSDNDDTSESEQWSGFARASVEGFGLDHQFSVSTSDIERQTFSAFPSTFKADRQAYRWQANGEAGAATYAFGAEREESEGSISTGDKVSLGTSSVFGTARYEVSDALSITSGLRFDDTDDFGSKTTGRISAAYELTGGFILSGAYGTGFKAPSVSQAVCDFCFSSTPYPTLKPETADSIEVALGWASADGRFDGRATLYRLNVEDQIIYFFNEDTFDIYYDNVDRTRSDGVELEGRALLGAGFDLTLAYAWTDAEDRSTGARLLRVPEHAGSATLGWTGDRISGALTVRAEGDQDDSGGVRDSFVTANLNTAYQLTDQVALTARIENLADERYQQVLGYGEPGRSAYVGVRLRY, encoded by the coding sequence ATGAAGCGCTCCATTCTTCTCTCCACGGCGGCCCTGTCCGCCGCCTTCGCCGCGCCCGCCTTCGCCTTTGACGAGGCGACCCAGCTGGACGACGTCGTCATCACCGCCACCCGTATCTCGGCGATTGTCGCCGACACGCCCGGCGCCCGCGTCATCGACGCCAAGACGATCGAACAGCGCGGCGCCGTCTTCGCCGCCGACATCCTGTCCGACGTGCCGGGCCTGTCGGTGACGCGCACGGGCGCCTTCGGCGGCCTCGCTCAGGTTCGGATGCGCGGCGCCACGCCCGGCAAGACCCTGGTCCTGGTCGACGGCGCGCCTGTCAACGACGCGGCTGAACCAAACGGCGCCTATGATTTCTCTGGCTTCGAACTGGGCGACATCGACCGGATCGAAGTCCTGTCCGGTCCCCAGTCGTCGCTGTGGGGGTCCGACGCCATCGGCGGGGTGATCTCCTTCACCACCAAGGAGATCGACGGTCTGCGCGCCGAAGCCGAGGCCGGCAGCTATGACACGGTGCGCGGGCGTCTGGCCGCCGGCGTCGCCAATGAGACCTATGCCGTCAGCGCCTATGTATCGCATTTCGACACCGATGGAATCTCCGCCGCCGACGAAGCCAACGGCAATCCCGAGGCTGACGGCTTCACCACCACCACCGCAGGCGTGAAGGGACGTTACGCCGTCTCCGACAACGTCAAGTTCGACGGATCGGCCCGCTGGTCCAAGAGCGATGCCGATATGGATAACGGTTTCCCGGTCTCCGACAATGACGACACGTCAGAATCCGAACAATGGTCGGGCTTTGCTCGCGCGAGCGTCGAAGGCTTCGGGCTAGACCACCAGTTCAGCGTCTCGACCTCGGACATCGAGCGCCAGACCTTCAGCGCCTTCCCCTCGACCTTCAAAGCCGACCGTCAGGCCTATCGTTGGCAGGCGAATGGCGAGGCCGGCGCAGCCACCTACGCCTTCGGCGCCGAACGCGAGGAAAGCGAAGGCAGTATCTCGACAGGTGACAAGGTCAGCCTGGGCACGAGCTCGGTGTTCGGCACGGCCCGTTATGAAGTCAGCGACGCCCTCAGCATCACCAGCGGCCTGCGGTTCGACGATACGGACGACTTCGGCTCCAAGACCACCGGCCGGATCTCCGCCGCCTATGAATTGACCGGCGGTTTCATCCTGTCGGGCGCCTATGGCACGGGCTTCAAGGCCCCGTCAGTCAGCCAGGCGGTTTGCGACTTCTGCTTCTCGTCGACTCCCTATCCGACCCTGAAGCCGGAAACGGCCGACAGCATCGAAGTGGCACTGGGTTGGGCCTCGGCCGACGGTCGTTTCGACGGCCGCGCCACCCTGTATCGCCTGAATGTCGAGGATCAGATCATTTACTTCTTCAATGAAGATACTTTCGATATCTACTACGACAACGTCGATCGGACCCGCTCCGACGGCGTCGAACTGGAAGGCCGCGCCCTGCTGGGGGCCGGCTTCGATCTGACCCTGGCCTATGCCTGGACCGACGCCGAAGACCGCTCGACCGGCGCGCGCCTGCTGCGCGTGCCTGAACATGCGGGATCGGCCACCCTGGGCTGGACGGGTGATCGGATTTCGGGCGCCCTGACCGTCCGCGCCGAGGGCGACCAGGATGATTCCGGCGGGGTGCGCGACAGCTTCGTCACCGCCAACCTGAACACGGCCTATCAGCTGACCGATCAGGTCGCCCTGACGGCCCGGATCGAGAACCTGGCCGACGAGCGGTATCAGCAGGTGCTGGGCTACGGCGAGCCCGGCCGGTCGGCCTATGTCGGGGTCAGGCTGCGCTACTGA
- a CDS encoding aldo/keto reductase encodes MTHSPATPSAPSPIDRLALAVVTEPGRALNPFMAAPSGAREDAMRFLLQTGADAGVKMIATKPGGDGERLLGQAWPFPSPFRVTVQTVALSEGLDRVEARARRSLERMGLPRGEALLVNNAADLAGAEGRALWDRLQSLKTRGLFRSIGFCATVEDGPALLARRLEADVVQISCNLLDQRAAAEGVLDEIKAGGAEVHLASVFAGGLLFAVGDELPPHLANYAQALSRTRRRLAERRCDPMQAALAYAFSLKAVDRVVASVASAAELRAILAAAHAPGPDLSWPELALEAPAAFTADARARISSAA; translated from the coding sequence GTGACGCATTCCCCCGCCACCCCTTCGGCGCCTTCGCCCATAGATCGCCTGGCTCTCGCCGTGGTGACAGAGCCGGGACGCGCCCTGAATCCGTTCATGGCCGCGCCGTCGGGCGCGCGCGAGGACGCCATGCGCTTCCTGTTGCAGACGGGCGCGGACGCCGGTGTCAAGATGATCGCGACCAAACCGGGCGGCGACGGCGAACGGCTGCTGGGCCAGGCCTGGCCCTTCCCCTCGCCCTTCCGCGTGACGGTTCAAACCGTGGCCCTGAGCGAAGGCCTGGATCGGGTCGAGGCGCGGGCGCGCCGGTCGCTGGAACGCATGGGCCTGCCGCGCGGCGAGGCCCTGCTGGTCAATAACGCCGCCGACCTGGCCGGGGCCGAGGGCCGCGCCCTGTGGGACCGGCTGCAATCCCTGAAGACCCGCGGCCTGTTCCGCAGCATCGGCTTCTGCGCCACGGTCGAGGACGGCCCGGCCCTGCTGGCGCGCCGGCTGGAGGCCGACGTGGTTCAGATTTCCTGCAATCTGCTGGACCAGCGGGCCGCCGCCGAGGGCGTGCTGGACGAGATCAAGGCCGGCGGCGCCGAGGTGCACCTGGCCTCGGTCTTCGCCGGCGGGCTTCTGTTCGCGGTCGGCGATGAATTGCCGCCCCATCTGGCCAACTACGCCCAGGCCCTGTCGCGGACGCGCCGGCGTCTGGCCGAACGGCGCTGCGATCCGATGCAGGCGGCCCTGGCCTATGCGTTTTCGCTGAAGGCGGTGGACCGGGTGGTCGCCAGCGTGGCCTCGGCGGCCGAACTGCGCGCCATCCTGGCCGCCGCCCACGCGCCCGGCCCCGATCTGAGCTGGCCGGAGCTGGCGCTCGAGGCGCCGGCGGCCTTCACCGCCGACGCCCGCGCGCGGATCAGTAGCGCAGCCTGA
- a CDS encoding fumarylacetoacetate hydrolase family protein, with product MTDLLFAPRPLPTLPITGDARRFPVRRILCVGQNYAAHAREMGSDPDKQSPFFFSKPGDALVSDGADPAYPSATDNLHFEAELVAAIGEDGRIVGWAVGCDLTRRDLQAEAKAAGRPWDAAKGFDQSAPCGALTLGPLPAPAGVIALSVNGETKQSSTLDDMILNPDQIVEAAGKLWSLQAGDLIFTGTPSGVGPLARGDAVVVTIDGLAPLSFKIV from the coding sequence ATGACCGACCTGCTGTTCGCCCCCCGCCCCCTGCCGACCCTGCCGATCACCGGCGACGCCCGGCGCTTCCCGGTTCGCCGCATCCTGTGCGTCGGCCAGAACTACGCCGCCCATGCGCGCGAAATGGGGTCGGACCCGGACAAGCAGTCCCCCTTCTTCTTCTCTAAGCCCGGCGACGCCCTCGTGTCGGACGGGGCCGACCCGGCCTATCCGTCGGCGACGGACAATCTGCATTTCGAGGCCGAACTGGTGGCGGCCATCGGCGAGGACGGGCGGATCGTGGGCTGGGCGGTCGGCTGCGACCTGACCCGTCGCGATCTTCAGGCCGAGGCGAAGGCGGCCGGGCGGCCGTGGGATGCAGCCAAGGGGTTCGACCAGTCGGCCCCCTGCGGCGCCCTGACCCTGGGGCCGCTTCCGGCCCCGGCGGGGGTGATCGCCCTGAGCGTCAACGGCGAGACGAAACAGTCCAGCACCCTGGACGACATGATCCTGAACCCCGATCAGATCGTCGAGGCGGCCGGGAAACTGTGGTCGCTCCAGGCGGGCGACCTGATCTTCACCGGCACCCCGTCGGGCGTCGGACCCCTGGCGCGCGGCGACGCGGTGGTCGTGACCATCGACGGCCTGGCGCCCCTGAGCTTCAAGATCGTCTGA
- the maiA gene encoding maleylacetoacetate isomerase has translation MILHGYWRSGASYRVRIALGLKGLAYETAAHDLRKGEQKTADYLALNPQGMVPALQDGDQVVTQSPAILEWLEEVHPEPALLPKGSADRARVRAMAALIGCDIHPLNNLRVLRSLREDFGADQAAVDAWAARWIAPGFDALEILVGRHGQGWSFGDRPGLVDCYLMPQLYSARRFNMALEAWPGLLAVEARALDHSAFGAAHPDRQPDADA, from the coding sequence ATGATCCTGCACGGCTATTGGCGTTCGGGCGCCAGCTACCGGGTCCGCATCGCCCTGGGCCTCAAGGGCCTGGCCTATGAGACGGCGGCGCATGACCTGCGCAAGGGCGAGCAAAAGACGGCCGATTATCTGGCCCTGAACCCTCAGGGCATGGTGCCGGCCCTGCAGGACGGCGATCAGGTCGTCACCCAGAGCCCGGCCATTCTGGAATGGCTGGAGGAGGTTCATCCCGAGCCGGCCCTGTTGCCGAAGGGATCGGCCGACCGGGCCCGTGTCCGGGCCATGGCCGCCCTGATCGGCTGCGATATTCATCCGCTGAACAATCTGCGCGTCCTCAGGTCGTTGCGCGAGGATTTCGGGGCGGACCAGGCCGCCGTTGACGCCTGGGCCGCGCGCTGGATCGCGCCGGGTTTCGACGCCCTGGAGATCCTGGTGGGCCGCCACGGCCAGGGGTGGAGTTTCGGCGACCGGCCGGGCCTGGTCGACTGCTATCTGATGCCGCAGCTCTATTCCGCGCGGCGGTTCAACATGGCGCTCGAGGCCTGGCCGGGGCTTCTGGCGGTGGAGGCGCGGGCGCTGGACCACTCCGCCTTCGGGGCGGCGCACCCGGATCGGCAGCCCGACGCCGACGCCTGA
- a CDS encoding glycine zipper domain-containing protein, with protein MATTKAREDIKADLKTLKEDLKIGAREETQRLREKAEEAEAKLRAKSEEVRDQARGYYDTARVRGREYYDDAAERLDEAQRYIVERVQERPVQSTAIALGVGVVLGLLLAGRRR; from the coding sequence ATGGCCACCACCAAGGCTAGAGAAGACATCAAGGCCGACCTGAAGACCCTCAAGGAGGATCTGAAGATCGGCGCCCGCGAAGAAACCCAGCGTCTGCGCGAAAAGGCCGAGGAGGCCGAGGCCAAGCTGCGGGCCAAGAGCGAGGAAGTGCGCGACCAGGCGCGCGGCTATTACGACACCGCCCGGGTGCGCGGCCGCGAATATTACGACGACGCCGCCGAACGCCTGGACGAGGCCCAGCGCTATATCGTCGAGCGGGTGCAGGAACGTCCGGTCCAGTCGACCGCCATCGCCCTCGGCGTCGGCGTGGTGCTCGGCCTGCTTCTGGCCGGCCGTCGCCGCTGA
- the mutS gene encoding DNA mismatch repair protein MutS, whose product MNAPAFPSPEHSPEVAASLEGATPFMAQYLTAKAGQPDAILFFRMGDFYELFFKDAEVAAAALGITLTKRGKHQGEDIPMAGVPVHAMEGYLARLIRLGHKVAICEQLEDPAEAKKRGGKAVVHRGVVRVVTPGTLTEDSLLDARGANRLAAVAVRKGRAAVAVVELSSGAVDSVACALEDLGAALAAFRPSEVLVTDRMYSDPTTRDALDGSGGVVQALASAIAEPQAAQARVERLYGVAALDGFGAFEEAEISALGLIAAYLETTQAGKVPALAPPRRLGESGFLAIDPATRTSLEIDRTQRGEREGSLLACIDRTVTSGGARALAERIARPLRDPLAINEQLDAVEWLLERRDLRRNLREGLKASSDIARAVGRLALGRGGPRDLAAVRVGLTIAEEVAGLFIGQVDPITGQPRRIALALDRLSLSPEVSRLKADLIDGLVDEPSHLARDGGFVRPDYRPELDAARTLRDDSRRVVADLEARAVAESGVAFKVKHNAVLGYFLETSAKAAEGLLRAGPDSPFIHRQTLASQVRFTTVELSELDAKISQAGHRALAIEAETFETWRREVARLAQPLQAVAEALAELDAHAALAEWAQEVGATRPVVDDTLVFSVEAGRHPVVEAAVKAAGDPYTPNNARLDGSGSDCARLAIVTGPNMAGKSTFLRQNALLVILAQAGAFVPARSMRLGVVDRLFSRVGAGDDLARGRSTFMMEMVETAAILTQATPRSFVVLDEIGRGTATYDGLAIAWATAEALHETNRARTLFATHYHELAQLETRLDHVCNLSMVAKEWNGDLVFLHEAAPGAADRSYGVQVAKLAGVPGAVVARARSVLERLEGEKAATARLDDLPLFALAEPAPVLAPSPVETALGAVDPDALTPREALEALYRLKGMLTSR is encoded by the coding sequence ATGAACGCGCCCGCTTTTCCCTCCCCCGAACATTCGCCCGAAGTCGCCGCCTCTCTGGAGGGCGCGACGCCCTTCATGGCCCAGTATCTGACGGCCAAGGCCGGACAGCCGGACGCCATACTCTTCTTCCGCATGGGGGATTTCTACGAGCTGTTCTTCAAGGACGCCGAGGTGGCGGCCGCCGCCCTGGGCATCACCCTGACCAAGCGGGGCAAGCACCAGGGCGAGGACATCCCCATGGCCGGTGTGCCGGTTCACGCCATGGAGGGCTATCTGGCCCGACTGATCCGCCTGGGCCACAAGGTCGCCATCTGCGAACAGCTGGAAGATCCCGCCGAGGCCAAGAAGCGCGGCGGCAAGGCCGTGGTCCATCGCGGCGTGGTGCGGGTGGTGACGCCGGGCACGCTGACCGAGGACAGTCTGCTGGATGCGCGGGGCGCCAATCGTCTGGCGGCCGTGGCGGTGCGCAAGGGGCGGGCGGCGGTGGCGGTGGTGGAGCTGTCGTCCGGCGCCGTGGATAGCGTCGCCTGTGCGCTGGAGGATCTGGGTGCGGCCCTGGCGGCGTTTCGTCCGTCCGAGGTTCTGGTCACGGACCGGATGTACTCGGACCCGACGACGCGGGACGCCCTGGACGGGTCCGGCGGCGTGGTCCAGGCCCTGGCCAGCGCCATCGCCGAGCCCCAGGCGGCCCAGGCGCGGGTCGAGCGGCTGTATGGCGTCGCGGCCCTGGACGGATTCGGCGCCTTCGAGGAGGCCGAGATATCGGCTCTGGGCCTGATCGCCGCCTATCTGGAGACGACCCAGGCCGGCAAGGTCCCGGCCCTGGCCCCGCCGCGCCGGTTGGGCGAGAGCGGTTTTCTGGCCATCGACCCCGCGACGCGGACCAGTCTGGAGATCGACCGGACCCAGAGGGGCGAGCGCGAAGGCTCGCTGCTGGCCTGTATCGACCGGACCGTCACCTCGGGCGGGGCGCGGGCCCTGGCGGAACGGATCGCCCGGCCGCTGCGCGATCCGCTGGCGATCAACGAACAGCTCGACGCGGTCGAATGGCTGCTGGAGCGGCGCGATCTGCGCCGCAACCTGCGCGAGGGGCTGAAGGCCTCCTCGGACATCGCCCGCGCGGTCGGGCGGCTGGCCTTGGGACGCGGCGGTCCGCGCGATCTGGCGGCGGTGCGTGTCGGCCTGACCATAGCGGAGGAGGTGGCCGGCCTGTTCATCGGCCAGGTGGATCCGATCACCGGTCAGCCGCGCCGCATCGCCCTGGCCCTGGATCGTCTCAGCCTGTCGCCCGAGGTGTCGCGGCTGAAGGCGGATCTGATCGACGGCCTGGTGGACGAGCCGTCCCACCTGGCGCGCGACGGCGGTTTCGTGCGCCCCGACTATCGCCCCGAACTGGACGCCGCCCGCACCCTGCGCGACGACAGCCGCCGGGTGGTGGCGGATCTGGAGGCGCGCGCCGTCGCCGAATCCGGCGTGGCCTTCAAGGTCAAGCACAACGCCGTCCTGGGCTATTTCCTCGAGACCTCGGCCAAGGCGGCGGAAGGCCTGCTGCGGGCCGGGCCGGACAGCCCCTTCATCCACCGCCAGACCCTGGCCAGCCAGGTGCGGTTCACCACGGTCGAACTGTCCGAGCTGGACGCCAAGATCAGCCAGGCCGGCCACCGCGCCCTGGCCATCGAGGCCGAGACCTTCGAGACCTGGCGGCGCGAGGTCGCCCGTCTGGCCCAGCCGCTGCAGGCGGTCGCCGAGGCCCTGGCCGAACTGGACGCCCATGCGGCCCTGGCGGAATGGGCGCAGGAAGTCGGGGCGACCCGGCCGGTGGTGGACGACACCCTGGTCTTTTCCGTCGAGGCCGGGCGGCATCCGGTCGTGGAGGCGGCGGTCAAGGCGGCGGGCGATCCCTATACGCCCAACAATGCGCGGCTGGACGGCTCCGGATCCGATTGCGCCCGCCTGGCCATCGTCACCGGGCCGAACATGGCCGGTAAATCCACCTTCCTGCGCCAGAACGCCCTGCTGGTGATCCTGGCCCAGGCCGGGGCTTTCGTGCCGGCGCGGTCGATGCGCCTGGGCGTGGTGGACCGGCTGTTCAGCCGCGTCGGGGCCGGCGATGACCTGGCGCGGGGGCGGTCCACCTTCATGATGGAGATGGTCGAGACCGCCGCCATCCTGACCCAGGCCACGCCGCGCAGCTTTGTCGTGCTGGACGAGATCGGGCGCGGCACGGCGACCTATGACGGCCTGGCCATCGCCTGGGCCACGGCGGAGGCCCTGCACGAGACCAACCGCGCCCGCACCCTGTTCGCCACCCACTATCACGAGCTGGCCCAGCTGGAGACGCGGCTGGACCATGTCTGCAACCTGTCCATGGTGGCCAAGGAGTGGAACGGCGATCTCGTCTTCCTGCACGAGGCGGCGCCGGGGGCGGCGGACCGGTCCTATGGGGTGCAGGTGGCCAAACTGGCGGGCGTGCCGGGCGCCGTGGTCGCCCGCGCGAGATCCGTGCTCGAACGGCTGGAAGGGGAGAAGGCGGCGACCGCCCGTCTGGACGACCTGCCGCTGTTCGCCCTGGCGGAACCGGCGCCGGTCCTTGCGCCCTCGCCGGTCGAGACGGCGCTCGGGGCCGTGGACCCCGACGCCCTGACCCCGCGCGAGGCGCTGGAGGCCCTCTACAGGCTCAAGGGAATGCTCACATCGAGATGA
- a CDS encoding DUF1328 domain-containing protein, with translation MIRWAIIFLVVALIAAVLGFGGIANFSFEIAKFIAVIAIILFVIALVAGGLRGRGAPRL, from the coding sequence ATGATTCGCTGGGCAATTATCTTCCTGGTCGTGGCCTTGATCGCAGCCGTTCTCGGCTTCGGCGGCATCGCGAACTTCTCGTTCGAGATCGCCAAATTCATCGCCGTGATCGCCATCATCCTGTTCGTCATCGCCCTCGTGGCCGGCGGACTTCGCGGACGCGGCGCCCCTCGATTATAG
- a CDS encoding metallophosphoesterase family protein codes for MGRVLQFSDVHFGCEHKGAVAAALEYAHATPNDLVLITGDITQKGYPVEFRAAGEWMRAMPEPRFVIVGNHDVPYWSPVARLFHPWRAFETATGFPAHDGQFCNDTVMVRGVVTARGWQARPNWSKGVIDLDQTRRAAEALRQAPIGALRILACHHPLVEMIGTPMTGDVKRGDEAALIFAEAGVDLIMTGHVHVPFALPIDLADRCSYAVGCGTLSHRERGSPPGFNQVDWDARTITVTALAWDGRGYSPHQVWRLPRRQDTRKAATAPSPNRPGELEKAAV; via the coding sequence ATGGGGCGTGTTCTCCAGTTTTCGGACGTTCATTTCGGATGCGAGCACAAGGGGGCGGTGGCGGCGGCGCTGGAGTACGCCCACGCCACGCCCAATGATCTGGTTCTGATCACCGGCGACATCACCCAGAAGGGCTATCCGGTCGAGTTCCGGGCGGCGGGGGAATGGATGCGGGCCATGCCGGAGCCGCGCTTCGTCATCGTCGGCAATCACGACGTCCCCTACTGGAGCCCGGTCGCCCGCCTGTTCCATCCATGGCGCGCCTTCGAGACGGCGACGGGTTTCCCCGCCCATGACGGTCAGTTCTGCAACGACACGGTGATGGTGCGGGGCGTCGTCACGGCGCGCGGCTGGCAGGCGCGGCCCAACTGGTCCAAGGGGGTCATCGATCTGGACCAGACCCGGCGTGCGGCCGAGGCCCTGCGTCAGGCGCCGATCGGGGCGTTGCGCATCCTGGCCTGTCATCATCCCCTGGTCGAGATGATCGGCACGCCGATGACCGGCGACGTCAAGCGCGGCGACGAGGCGGCCCTGATCTTCGCCGAGGCCGGGGTGGATCTGATCATGACGGGCCATGTCCATGTGCCTTTCGCCCTGCCCATCGATCTGGCGGACCGCTGCTCCTACGCCGTCGGGTGCGGGACCCTGTCGCACCGCGAGCGGGGCTCGCCGCCGGGCTTCAATCAGGTGGACTGGGACGCCAGGACCATTACGGTCACGGCCCTGGCCTGGGACGGGCGGGGCTACAGCCCGCATCAGGTCTGGCGGCTGCCGCGTCGTCAGGACACCCGCAAGGCCGCGACCGCGCCCAGCCCGAACAGGCCGGGCGAGCTGGAGAAGGCGGCGGTCTGA